The following DNA comes from Chitinophagales bacterium.
AAAAAAGCCGTAGCATACTTAATGCCTTATTTAGAAGCTGAAAAAACAGATAAAACTTCAAGAGGTAAGGTGCTAATGGCAACGGTAAAAGGCGATGTGCATGATATTGGAAAAAATATAGTGGGTGTAGTGTTGGCGTGCAATGGTTTTGAAGTAATAGACTTGGGGGTAATGGTTCCTGCCGAAAAAATATTGGAAGAAGCCAAAAAACAGCAAGTAGATGTAATTGGTTTAAGTGGATTAATAACACCTTCTTTAGATGAAATGGTGCATGTGGCTAAAGAAATGGAACGCGAAGGTTTTAATATTCCACTTTTAATAGGTGGAGCTACCACGTCTAAAATTCATACGGCAGTAAAAATAGACGAAAACTACACTAAAGGACAAAGTATTTATGTGTTAGATGCCTCTCGTTCTGTGCCTATTGTAGAAAAACTGCTAAGCGATTTAAAACAAAACTTAATAGACGAAACACGCAAAGAGTATGCCCTAATGCGTGAAGAATACAAAAACAGACAGCCAAACATTAAATATGTTTCGTTTAAAGAAGCACAAAAAAACAAGCTTAAATTAAGTTTTGAAAACATAGTCAAACCTAATTTTTTAGGCATTAAAGTTTTAAAAGATTTTGACCTAAGCAAACTGAAAGAAACTTTTGATTGGAGTCCGTTTTTTATAACTTGGGAAATGAAAGGCACTTACCCCAAAATATTAACCAGCAAAAAATACGGGATAGAAGCCACCAAACTTTTTAATGATGCCAATGTTATGCTGGATAAAATTATAAACGAAAAATGGTTGCAAGCCAATGCTGTTTTCGGAATTTTTAATGCTAAAAGTAAAGATGAAGATGTCTTTATATCTATGCCTAAAAAAGAAAAATTAGAGGGGGAGGAAATTCTCCCACCTTTTAGGGGAGAGTTAGAGGGGGGTAATGATAACATAAAACTCCACTTTATGCGTCAGCAGGGCGAAAAAAGGGAAGGAAGTTTTAACGGCTGTTTAGCCGATTATATTTCTCCTAATGGAGATGATTACATGGGTGCTTTTGCCGTAACGGCAGGAATTGGTATAGAAAAAAAGCTTGAAGAGTTTAAAAAAGACCATGACGATTACAGCAGTATTATGTTAAAAGCATTAGCCGATAGGCTGGCAGAGGCTTTTGCCGAATACTTGCACCGAGAAGTACGTAAAAACTACTGGGCTTATGCTAAAAATGAAGATTTAGACAATGAAGAATTGATAAAAGAGCGATACCAAGGTATAAGACCTGCACCCGGCTATGCCGCCTGCCCCGACCACACAGAAAAAGCCACACTTTGGCAACTTCTTGATGTTGAAAAGAATACAGATATAAAAATTACAGAAAGTTTTGCTATGTATCCTACAGCCAGCGTTAGTGGTTGGTATTTTGCACACCCCGATGCAAAATATTTTGGTGTAGGCAAAATAGGAAAAGACCAATTAGAAAGCTTAGCACAACGCAAAGGAAAAAGTGTAGAAGAAATGGAAAAATGGCTGAGCGTTAATTTGAATTATTAAATTGTATTTTAGCTCCATGAAAAATATAGTGCTTTTATTTTTTAGTGTTTTTTGTTTTGTTGTCGGGTTTTCTCAATCAAAATTGAGTACGCCCTACGAAACAATATATACCCACTTACACAACTTAGAAGACAATAATTATTACCCACAAAAAGCCGCTTTAGCTATAAATCCGCAGCTTTTAAAAGGCGAAAATGCTATAAATGCAGCCATAAAACTAAAGGAAATATTAAACGGAAAAGGTATTTATATTTTATACAATAAAATACCCGATGAAACAGACTATACCGATTCTACTTCAAAAAAACAGCAATATACTTTAGCTATTGCAGAGCCAGGCATTTATGTAGAAAAAGTAGGCAATAACTGGTATTACAGCCAAGAAACCATAGAAAATATACCTAAACTGTACAAAGAAGTTTTTCCTTTAGGAACAAGTATTTTTAGTAGCATACTACCCGACAGTATTGGAAATAAAAAAACATTTTTACTAAAAAACTGGCAATGGTTGGGTATAGGTTTAATTATTCTTGCCGGGTTTTTTATGCGATTATTGGCTAATTATATTTCTAAAGTTTTATCAAAATATATAGATAAGTTTGCTTTAGCAAAAACAGCCGATAGAGAGAAATTAATCCATGAATTTTTAAAGGCGTTAAACCTATTTTTAATCATTTTTGTAATAAGAATTTTAGTGCCAAGCTTGCAGTTGGCTCCTAAATTTTCGGCATTGCTTATAAAAGGCTTTAACATTCTACTTATATTTTTAGGTGCTTTTGTGTTTAGAAGATTAGTATTTATAGGCTTAGATTTAGTAAATAAATATACCAATAGAAGCAAA
Coding sequences within:
- the metH gene encoding methionine synthase, which encodes MSKYTLKLSGLEPLVVYEGSNFVNVGERTNVTGSRAFLRLIKEEQYEEALSVALDQVRGGAQILDVNMDEGMLDGVSAMTTFLNLIASEPEIAKIPIMIDSSKWEIIEAGLKCVQGKSVVNSISLKEGKEAFINHAQKVKMYGAATIVMAFDENGQADTYQRRIDICKRSYDILVNEVGFNPADIIFDPNIFPVATGLEEHRNYAVDFFKATKWIKENLPGAKVSGGVSNVSFSFRGNNTVREAMHSAFLYHAINNGMDMGIVNPTMLEVYDDIPKDLLERVEDVLLNRREDATERLLEFAETVKGVKKDKKEDEAWRKDPVAKRLEHALVKGIVDYIEEDTEEARQMFDKPLSVIEGPLMDGMNVVGDLFGAGKMFLPQVVKSARVMKKAVAYLMPYLEAEKTDKTSRGKVLMATVKGDVHDIGKNIVGVVLACNGFEVIDLGVMVPAEKILEEAKKQQVDVIGLSGLITPSLDEMVHVAKEMEREGFNIPLLIGGATTSKIHTAVKIDENYTKGQSIYVLDASRSVPIVEKLLSDLKQNLIDETRKEYALMREEYKNRQPNIKYVSFKEAQKNKLKLSFENIVKPNFLGIKVLKDFDLSKLKETFDWSPFFITWEMKGTYPKILTSKKYGIEATKLFNDANVMLDKIINEKWLQANAVFGIFNAKSKDEDVFISMPKKEKLEGEEILPPFRGELEGGNDNIKLHFMRQQGEKREGSFNGCLADYISPNGDDYMGAFAVTAGIGIEKKLEEFKKDHDDYSSIMLKALADRLAEAFAEYLHREVRKNYWAYAKNEDLDNEELIKERYQGIRPAPGYAACPDHTEKATLWQLLDVEKNTDIKITESFAMYPTASVSGWYFAHPDAKYFGVGKIGKDQLESLAQRKGKSVEEMEKWLSVNLNY
- a CDS encoding mechanosensitive ion channel family protein, whose protein sequence is MKNIVLLFFSVFCFVVGFSQSKLSTPYETIYTHLHNLEDNNYYPQKAALAINPQLLKGENAINAAIKLKEILNGKGIYILYNKIPDETDYTDSTSKKQQYTLAIAEPGIYVEKVGNNWYYSQETIENIPKLYKEVFPLGTSIFSSILPDSIGNKKTFLLKNWQWLGIGLIILAGFFMRLLANYISKVLSKYIDKFALAKTADREKLIHEFLKALNLFLIIFVIRILVPSLQLAPKFSALLIKGFNILLIFLGAFVFRRLVFIGLDLVNKYTNRSKSRLDDQLLPIAKNLFTILIGLIAFSLALKQLNVNLTAIIAGVSIGGLAIALASQDTVKNFIGSITILFDHPFELGDYIILSGTEGTVEKVGMRATRIRTPNQSLAYIPNGDLSNMIIDNYGLRLYRRWDLTLGVEYGTSTAKIEDFCKRITQMLEELDYIADNRSLVRLNSLGSSSINIFCMIFIDVKTYNLELESKHNILLKIIDLANELGIGFAFPTQTLHLLNNKSEKTS